In Novosphingobium kaempferiae, the DNA window CTGATCGGTCCGATCCTCGGGCCGCCCTTGGGCGGTATGATCGTGACGTGGGTGGACTGGCGATGGATTTTCTACATCAACGTGCCCATCGGGCTTGCTGGCATCGTCTTCGCGCTAATTCTGGTGCCCAATGTCCACGGAGTGCGGACACGGTTCGATTGGATCGGCTTCGTCCTTTCGGGCGCCGCGCTGGCCTGCATCCTGTTTGGGCTGGAACTGTCGAGCCGCAGCGGCACCGGAAGCGTTGCCGTAGCGCTGCTGGCAGGTGGCAGTCTGCTGGCAGCTGCCTACCTTGTCCACGCTCGCCGCACCGACAGCCCGATCCTCAATCCCGCCTTGTTGCGGACGAAGAACTTCCGCCTCTCGGTCATAGCCGGATCGCTGGCGCGCATCACGCAGGGAGCGCAACCGTTCCTGCTGCCCCTGATGTTCCAGCTGGGCTTCGGCTACTCAGCCGCGGTGACCGGCACGCTGACCGTTTCCGTCGCCATTGGCGGGTTGGCGATGAAGGCACTTGCCCCTCGTATCCTGCGCCGATGGGGCTTTCGCCGGAGCCTGATCGTGTCGGGGCTGGTGGGCACGGCGGGCTACGCGCTGTGCAGCGCATTCCGACCCGACTGGCCGATACCGCTGATCGTCGCCGTGCTGCTGGTTGCTGGGTTCTTCACCTCGTTCCAGTTCACCGCCTACAACGCCATCGCCTATGCCGACATCGACGACAAGCGGATGAGTTCGGCGACGAGCTTCTATGCCACTTTCCAGCAGTTGAGCATGTCTCTGGGCATCTGCCTGGCGGCGACGACACTGGAACTCACGCCGCGCGTGGCGGGCCGGACGACGCTGTCTCTGGACGATTTCACGATGGCGTTCCTTGTGGTCACCTGCATTTCAGGCTGCGCGTTGATTTGGAATCGAAGGTTTAGTTCCAACGCAGGCCGAGAACTGAACGGTGGATCTAGCGCAAGCAGCTCCCCCCAGGAGGAAATATCGGCTCTGCGAGATGTTGCGCAAACTCGACGATGATATGCCACAATTTACTGAATATGCGAGCGCGGATTTTTTGCCGAACTATGGTCAATAGCCATTCGCGAAAACGCGGCCGGCGCGGCAGCGGACAGCTTCATTTTTCTCAGCCTGCTTAACGGGGGCCAAGTAATGTCTTTCGGATTTCGGCCATTTGGAACGCGAAAGCGGATGGGATGGATGGCTCCCGCTCGCGGCATCTAGGTGCCAAGATGGTTTGCTGTAAGGCAAACCCGAGCAAAGGAACCATTCGCCATGGAGATTACCACGATCGGCCTGGATGTGGCCAAGAATGTTTTCCAGATTCACGGCATAGACGCAGCAGGCAAGGTCGTTGTCCGCAAAGCGTTGCGCCGAGCCCAGTTGCTCCCGTTCTTCAGGAACTTGCCGCCATGCTTGGTCGGAATCGAGGCTTGCGGCACCTCCCATCACTGGGCGCGCGAGGTGATCGGGTTGAGTCACGAGGTGCGTCTAATGCCACCGGCCTACGTCAAACCGTATGTTAAACGCGGTAAGAATGACGCTGTCCGATCTGCGAGGCGGTCACGCGCCCGACGATGCGGTTTGTCGCTGTGAAATCGCGCGAGCAGCAATCCGCGCTATCCCTGCATCGCGCCCGAAGCTTGCTGGTGGGGCAACGCACGCAGCTGGTGAACATGATGCGAAGTATGTTGGCGGAGTTCGGGATCGCCATTCCGGAAGGCCTTGAGAAGGCGCTTTCTATGGCAAGGCAGATTGTTGATGGAGAAGTCGATACAGGCCTTCCCGTGGAGGCAACGATGGTGGTTGCCATGCTGTCGCAGCAAGTGATCGACACACATGTCCGGCTCCGGGAAATCGACAAGAGCCTTGGCGCCTTGCAACGTAGTGACGACCTTGCACGACGCCTGTCCACCATCCCCGGCATTGGACCTGTTGGCGCGACGGCTTTTGCTGCGTCGGTAACCGATCCCCATCAGTTCAGGTCGGGGCGTCAGTTTGCAGCCTGGCTGGGTCTGACACCGCTGCAGAAGTCGAGCGGGGGCAAGGATCGTCTCGGCCGTATCACCAAGATGGGCGACAAGTATCTGCGCAAGTTGCTCGTCATCGGCGCAACCGCATCGGTCCGATATGCCAAATACAAACCCGACACTGCCGATCCGCGCCTTCTCGCGTGGCTGGCAAAGAAGCCGGTCAGGGTCGCGACGGTGGCCATGGCCAACAAGATCGCCAGGGTCATCTGGGCGCTCATGACGCGCGGGAAAACCTATCAGGCACGCCATAACCCAATGCTGGCGGGCTGACATCTAAGAGCTCGAGCTGAGGAGATCAGCTTCACGACGTTGTAAGCGCGATGCGATGTGATGGCGATACCGGTCAGACCGGGAAACAGGACAACCCATGGACTGTCAGAGGCGTTATAGCCTGTTAAGCCGATTGTGACCTGGTTCGCGGACCCCATCAGGGCCAGCAGTCCCTCCCGACTGCAACAGTAAGCCGGACAGACGACTGCAACCGACCGAACGTCAAAGCATCAAGTTGTACTTACAACGCGGGAGCCATCCACAGAGAACGGTCTGCACTTGGATGCGAAAATTCACTGCCTGAAGGTCTATAATGGGTCGCGAGAAGACGGGACGTGAGTTTGTCATCCTCGTATAACGGTCGGGTAAAAGTGTATCTAAGGCCATCGAGCTCCCCGTGGCCGAATAGTTGTGCGGTGTTTGAAGCAGGGCATTCACGACTTTACTTTGCCCCCCCGGGCAGAAGAGGCCCGGGTGGCCGGGCCTCCCCCAATCAATAATCCATCGCCGGCATCGGCGCGGCCTTCTCCTCCTTTGGAAGCTCGGCGACGAGCGCCTCCGTCGTGATGAGCAGCGAAGCGACCGACGCGGCGTCCTGGAGGGCGGTGCGCACGACCTTGGCCGGATCGATCACGCCCGCCTGGACGAGGTCCTGATACTCAGCGGTCGCGGCATTGAAGCCCCAGTTATAATCGGAGCTTTCGAGCAGCTTGCCGACGATATAGGCGCCGTCCTCACCAGCATTTTCGGCGATCTGCCGCGCGGGCGCGCGCAGCGCCCGGCGGATGATGTCGATGCCGGACTGCTGGTCGTCATTGGCAGCTTTAAGCCCATCGAGCGCCTTGATCGCACGGAGCAGTGCGATGCCGCCCCCCGGCAGGATGCCTTCCTCCACCGCGGCGCGCGTCGCATGGAGCGCGTCGTCGACACGGTCTTTCTTCTCCTTGACCTCGACCTCGGTCGCGCCGCCGACGCGGATCACTGCGACACCGTCGGCGAGCTTCGCCACGCGCTCCTGCAGCTTCTCGCGGTCATAGTCGGACGTAGTAGTCTCGATCTGCTGGCGCAGCTGCGCGACGCGGCCATCGATATCGTCCTTCTGGCCTACACCGTCGATGATTGTCGTGTTGTCCTTGTCGATCGTCACCTTCTTGGCGCGGCCGAGCATGTTGATCGTGACATTCTCGAGCTTGATGCCGAGATCCTCGGAAACAACGTTGCCGCCCGT includes these proteins:
- a CDS encoding DHA2 family efflux MFS transporter permease subunit, with the translated sequence MNENTDNAIESPGGLLPRLAARPRTFRSTALAVASAMFMQQLDSTVLTVALPTMARDLGVAAPTLSLALTSYLVALALFIPASGTLADRFGSRIVFCLSIAIFLIGSIACAMAFNLPSLVAARFLQGIGGAMMVPVGRLVVLRSVDRSEIVQALSWLVMPALIGPILGPPLGGMIVTWVDWRWIFYINVPIGLAGIVFALILVPNVHGVRTRFDWIGFVLSGAALACILFGLELSSRSGTGSVAVALLAGGSLLAAAYLVHARRTDSPILNPALLRTKNFRLSVIAGSLARITQGAQPFLLPLMFQLGFGYSAAVTGTLTVSVAIGGLAMKALAPRILRRWGFRRSLIVSGLVGTAGYALCSAFRPDWPIPLIVAVLLVAGFFTSFQFTAYNAIAYADIDDKRMSSATSFYATFQQLSMSLGICLAATTLELTPRVAGRTTLSLDDFTMAFLVVTCISGCALIWNRRFSSNAGRELNGGSSASSSPQEEISALRDVAQTRR